The following are encoded together in the Saliniramus fredricksonii genome:
- a CDS encoding DoxX family protein — protein sequence MNAVETPAAQTVRPPLVQRLAVWIETGNGIMARTPHELIALAARIFPAAVFWLSGRTKVDGFALKDSTFFLFEHEYALPIIDPALAAYLATMAEHVFPVLLVIGLATRYAALSLLIMTAVIQIFVYPGAWVTHGLWAVAFLYVMARGPGMLSLDALIARRYRKT from the coding sequence ATGAATGCCGTCGAAACGCCTGCCGCCCAGACCGTCAGACCACCACTCGTCCAGCGCCTCGCCGTCTGGATCGAGACGGGCAACGGCATCATGGCCAGGACGCCGCATGAGCTGATCGCGCTGGCGGCCCGCATCTTCCCCGCCGCCGTGTTCTGGCTGAGCGGGCGCACCAAGGTCGATGGCTTTGCCTTGAAGGATTCGACCTTCTTTCTCTTCGAGCATGAATACGCCCTGCCGATCATCGATCCGGCGCTCGCGGCCTATCTGGCGACCATGGCCGAGCACGTCTTCCCCGTGCTCCTGGTGATCGGCCTCGCCACCCGCTACGCGGCGCTGTCGCTCCTGATCATGACGGCGGTGATCCAGATCTTCGTCTATCCCGGTGCCTGGGTGACGCACGGGCTCTGGGCGGTGGCGTTTCTCTATGTGATGGCACGCGGCCCCGGCATGCTCTCCCTCGATGCCCTGATCGCGCGGCGCTATCGCAAGACGTGA
- a CDS encoding GNAT family N-acetyltransferase, which translates to MPDGAGQPAQTGPTLKIAPSMSLVEATQWDACALAAATPDERDDPFIRHAFLSALEDAGCVRAETGWGPAHVLLEDEGGGLIGAVPCYLKGHSRGEYVFDQGWADAYERAGGRYYPKLQVSIPFTPVTGPRLLAPPGEDGKAIRSQLISGLRALRRQTGASSIHATFLREDDFNAFASDDFLTRIDQQFHWFDEGYGDFEGFLASLASRKRKAIRRERRDALAEDITVEWVTGADLSEAHWDAFHAFYEDTGARKWGRPYLNRQFFSLIGERMPERVLLILAKRAGRYIAGAINFIGKDALYGRNWGCIEDHPFLHFEICYYQAIDYALAHGLTRVEAGAQGEHKLTRGYRPVTTRSAHLIADPGLRRAVADYLRRESGYVRAVSEELTEALPFRRDQRDGKA; encoded by the coding sequence ATGCCGGATGGCGCGGGCCAGCCGGCTCAGACCGGTCCGACGCTGAAGATCGCGCCGTCGATGAGCCTCGTCGAGGCCACACAATGGGATGCCTGCGCGCTCGCCGCCGCGACGCCGGACGAGCGCGACGATCCCTTCATCCGCCACGCCTTTCTGTCGGCGCTGGAAGATGCCGGTTGCGTGCGCGCCGAGACCGGCTGGGGACCGGCGCATGTGCTGCTCGAAGACGAAGGCGGCGGGCTGATCGGCGCCGTGCCCTGCTATCTGAAAGGCCATTCGCGCGGCGAATACGTGTTCGATCAGGGCTGGGCGGATGCCTATGAGCGCGCCGGCGGGCGCTATTATCCCAAGCTCCAGGTCTCCATCCCCTTCACGCCGGTGACCGGCCCGCGTCTGCTCGCACCGCCCGGAGAGGATGGCAAAGCGATCCGCAGCCAGCTGATTTCGGGCCTGCGCGCCCTGCGCCGCCAGACCGGCGCCTCCTCGATCCATGCCACCTTCCTGCGCGAGGATGATTTCAACGCCTTCGCGAGCGACGACTTCCTCACCCGCATCGACCAGCAGTTCCACTGGTTCGACGAGGGCTACGGCGATTTCGAAGGCTTCCTCGCCAGCCTCGCCTCACGCAAGCGCAAGGCGATCCGGCGGGAGCGGCGCGATGCGCTGGCGGAGGATATCACGGTCGAATGGGTCACCGGCGCCGATCTCAGCGAGGCGCATTGGGATGCGTTTCACGCATTCTATGAGGATACCGGCGCGCGCAAATGGGGGCGGCCCTATCTCAACCGGCAATTCTTCTCGCTGATCGGCGAACGCATGCCGGAGCGGGTGCTCCTGATCCTGGCGAAGCGCGCCGGGCGCTACATCGCGGGTGCGATCAACTTCATCGGCAAGGACGCGCTCTACGGGCGCAACTGGGGCTGCATCGAGGATCACCCCTTCCTGCATTTCGAGATCTGCTATTACCAGGCCATCGATTACGCCCTCGCCCACGGTCTGACGCGGGTCGAGGCCGGGGCACAGGGCGAGCACAAGCTCACGCGCGGCTATCGCCCGGTGACGACGCGCTCGGCCCATCTCATCGCCGATCCCGGCCTGCGCCGCGCCGTGGCGGATTATCTGCGCCGCGAGAGCGGTTACGTCCGCGCCGTCAGCGAGGAACTGACCGAGGCCCTGCCCTTCCGGCGCGACCAGCGCGACGGGAAAGCCTGA
- a CDS encoding Eco29kI family restriction endonuclease, translating to MSSKPEIEKAKETAFAIKEFENLIRGTNLTPPSRKRVLDVIEQMKERLQRLECEIDPVSLPEAFFDPSEPSLIGHFVALALVSQKKHYLSEITPFYGSGVYALYYEGDAPVYSNISKTETPIYVGKVDPPTGATSIIQQKTKIFDRLREHRRNIDIVTGIELSDFRYRALAVQSGYQTAAESHLIGVFKPIWNNETKILYGIGKHGDSADTRSNNRSPWDTIHPGRKWAEGNPEAKGAETIKSEVEMHFKNVKIFKSTQDVFSAFIDGIKRTERNIIKEISESSSDK from the coding sequence ATGTCATCGAAACCAGAAATAGAAAAAGCAAAAGAAACTGCTTTTGCAATAAAAGAATTCGAGAATTTGATTCGGGGGACAAATTTAACCCCTCCATCACGAAAGCGAGTTCTTGATGTAATTGAACAAATGAAAGAGAGATTGCAGAGACTAGAGTGTGAAATTGATCCCGTTTCACTTCCAGAAGCTTTTTTTGACCCTAGTGAGCCATCTCTTATTGGTCACTTTGTAGCCCTCGCTCTAGTTTCACAGAAAAAACATTATCTGAGTGAAATCACTCCATTTTATGGTTCGGGTGTTTACGCTTTGTACTATGAAGGAGACGCGCCAGTATATTCAAATATTTCCAAAACTGAAACACCGATATATGTTGGTAAAGTAGATCCCCCAACTGGGGCTACATCAATTATCCAGCAAAAAACGAAGATATTTGACAGACTTAGAGAACATCGAAGGAATATAGATATTGTCACCGGCATCGAGCTTTCTGATTTCCGCTACCGCGCACTTGCTGTCCAAAGCGGCTACCAGACCGCAGCAGAATCACATCTCATTGGTGTTTTTAAGCCAATCTGGAACAATGAGACAAAAATTCTTTATGGAATTGGAAAACATGGGGATTCCGCTGACACAAGATCTAACAATAGATCACCTTGGGATACCATACATCCCGGTCGAAAATGGGCCGAAGGAAACCCAGAAGCTAAAGGTGCAGAAACCATTAAATCAGAGGTTGAGATGCATTTCAAAAATGTGAAAATATTCAAATCAACTCAAGACGTGTTTAGCGCGTTCATAGATGGAATAAAGCGAACCGAGAGAAATATCATCAAAGAAATATCCGAAAGTTCTTCAGATAAGTAA
- a CDS encoding HIT family protein, whose product MSTQPETAYDDSNVFAKILRGELPCHKVYENDDVLAFMDIMPRGDGHCLVIPKSAARNWLDASAHQLASVAEAAQLIARAAMKAFKADGITIQQFNEPAGGQVVFHLHVHVIPRFDGVPLRPHTGEMADQAQLAQHAETLRAALPG is encoded by the coding sequence ATGAGCACGCAGCCCGAAACCGCCTATGACGACAGCAACGTCTTCGCCAAGATCCTGCGCGGTGAATTGCCCTGCCACAAGGTCTATGAGAACGACGACGTGCTCGCCTTCATGGATATCATGCCGCGCGGAGACGGGCATTGCCTCGTCATCCCAAAGAGCGCGGCGCGCAACTGGCTCGATGCCAGCGCGCATCAGCTCGCCTCGGTCGCCGAGGCGGCGCAGCTGATCGCACGCGCGGCGATGAAGGCCTTCAAGGCGGACGGGATCACTATCCAGCAGTTCAATGAACCCGCCGGAGGGCAGGTCGTGTTTCATCTGCATGTCCATGTGATCCCCCGTTTCGACGGCGTGCCCCTGCGTCCGCATACGGGCGAGATGGCGGATCAGGCGCAGCTGGCACAGCATGCCGAAACGCTGCGCGCGGCGCTTCCGGGCTGA
- a CDS encoding lytic transglycosylase domain-containing protein, giving the protein MRILTALACLTAAIFIFDAKAPARAEADPVCEAEMTRAAAKYDVPLAVLFAIGLTETGRRGALHPYALNIAGRSFFGESAADALREFERERRRGVKLIDLGCMQINHHYHKQEFESPAHMLDPALNVEYAARFLRELRDREGDWTRAVARYHAGRANTPAQKRYVCAVIRHMVATGFGEWTANAKMFCG; this is encoded by the coding sequence ATGAGAATTCTCACGGCCCTCGCCTGTCTGACGGCGGCGATATTTATCTTTGACGCAAAGGCGCCCGCGCGCGCCGAGGCCGATCCCGTCTGCGAGGCGGAGATGACCCGCGCTGCGGCCAAATACGACGTGCCGCTGGCCGTGCTCTTCGCCATCGGCCTCACCGAGACGGGACGGCGCGGCGCGCTGCACCCCTATGCGCTCAACATTGCCGGGCGCAGCTTCTTCGGCGAGAGCGCGGCGGATGCACTGCGCGAATTCGAGCGCGAGCGCCGGCGCGGCGTCAAGCTGATCGATCTCGGCTGCATGCAGATCAACCACCATTACCACAAGCAGGAATTCGAGAGCCCCGCCCATATGCTCGACCCGGCGCTCAACGTCGAATACGCCGCCCGCTTCCTGCGCGAATTGCGCGACCGCGAAGGCGACTGGACCCGCGCCGTCGCCCGCTACCACGCCGGCCGCGCCAACACCCCCGCCCAGAAACGCTACGTCTGCGCCGTCATCCGCCACATGGTCGCAACGGGATTTGGGGAATGGACGGCGAATGCGAAGATGTTTTGTGGATAG
- a CDS encoding MotB family protein, protein MDDKQPQEIIIVRRKRDPDAGEAKNSVWKIAFADFMTAMMAFFLVMWLINVTDDDAKEMVANYFNPINLAEATSDRKGLRDPESSSSGVDGDEHSTIVPPRGDPGEGGEGSDVAGGERPRFSESELFHDPYAVLAELAAELDERQPPSAAIDVSPGESGEPGLPGGDAFRDPFDPVYWQTAPQPRIARADGDGSTGPRGLTDAGAAFPELGPGEGEPATDEAQLPFPLFVESDETETVVPDDETDFSGQGMIVIEVVEEPAADVEALAIAEIAQEPLPALDTFTDAEPGLLEESSVEGEIELAKTVEEVLTEEAPSEAEVAAAALRAEIARQIDTELPQLADQPLLEVRATPEGMLISLTDAADFGMFAIGSAEPRPEVVGVLRTLAQVLGQRPEPLVIRGHTDGRPFRSEEYDNWRLSTARAHMAYHMLVHGGFDEGRIARVEGHADRMLKVPADPDAAENRRIEILLLERPA, encoded by the coding sequence ATGGACGACAAGCAACCCCAGGAAATCATCATCGTGCGCCGCAAGCGCGACCCTGACGCAGGTGAAGCCAAGAACAGCGTCTGGAAGATCGCCTTCGCCGATTTCATGACCGCGATGATGGCCTTCTTTCTGGTGATGTGGCTCATCAACGTCACTGATGACGACGCCAAGGAGATGGTGGCGAACTATTTCAACCCGATCAATCTGGCCGAGGCGACGAGCGACCGCAAAGGCCTGCGCGATCCCGAATCCTCGTCGAGCGGCGTTGATGGCGACGAGCATTCCACTATCGTGCCCCCGCGCGGTGATCCGGGTGAGGGCGGGGAAGGGTCCGATGTCGCCGGCGGCGAGCGCCCGCGCTTCTCCGAAAGCGAGCTCTTCCACGATCCCTATGCGGTCCTGGCCGAGCTCGCCGCCGAGCTCGACGAGCGCCAGCCGCCGAGTGCCGCGATCGACGTCTCTCCCGGCGAGAGCGGCGAGCCCGGCCTGCCCGGTGGCGATGCGTTCCGCGATCCCTTCGACCCGGTCTACTGGCAGACCGCGCCACAGCCGCGCATCGCCCGCGCCGATGGCGATGGCTCGACCGGCCCGCGCGGCCTCACCGATGCCGGCGCCGCCTTTCCCGAACTCGGCCCCGGCGAGGGCGAACCCGCCACCGACGAAGCGCAACTGCCGTTTCCGCTTTTCGTCGAGAGCGATGAGACCGAGACGGTGGTGCCGGATGATGAAACCGATTTCAGCGGGCAGGGCATGATCGTGATCGAGGTGGTCGAGGAGCCCGCCGCCGATGTCGAGGCGCTCGCGATCGCCGAGATCGCGCAGGAGCCTCTGCCCGCGCTCGACACCTTCACCGATGCCGAGCCCGGCCTGCTGGAGGAATCGAGCGTCGAGGGTGAGATCGAGCTGGCAAAGACCGTGGAGGAAGTGCTCACCGAGGAAGCGCCGAGCGAGGCCGAGGTCGCAGCCGCCGCGTTGCGTGCCGAGATCGCCCGACAGATCGATACGGAATTGCCGCAGCTCGCCGATCAACCGCTTCTGGAAGTGCGCGCCACGCCGGAAGGCATGCTGATCAGCCTGACCGATGCGGCGGATTTCGGCATGTTCGCGATCGGCTCCGCCGAGCCCAGGCCGGAAGTCGTCGGTGTGCTGCGCACCCTCGCCCAGGTGCTGGGCCAGCGTCCGGAACCACTGGTGATCCGGGGGCATACCGATGGCCGGCCCTTCCGTTCCGAAGAATACGACAATTGGCGCCTGTCCACCGCGCGCGCGCATATGGCCTATCACATGCTCGTGCATGGCGGTTTCGACGAGGGGCGCATCGCCCGCGTCGAGGGCCATGCGGACCGCATGCTCAAGGTTCCTGCCGACCCGGATGCGGCGGAAAACCGGCGCATCGAGATCCTGCTGCTGGAGCGCCCGGCATGA
- a CDS encoding DNA cytosine methyltransferase, which yields MYRNPTGEIGMRTKLRKSIELFAGAGGLGIGLAQAGFEPQIAVENDKWCCDTLRNNHKILGVNCEIENTSSGIIENDIRNIDFCEFENVVDLVSGGPPCQPFSLAGRHRAYEDARDLFPEAVRAVRESRPKAFIFENVKGLTRSKFSDYFSYIQLQLEHPEIMTNNDEDWHDHFKRLQQHHTSSSRFGLHYNVVTKVLNAANFGIPQKRERVIFVGFRDDINARWSCDDGPFTEESMVWDQVFGSYWEKHEIPKKDRILNYRSLLIAKRLSRDEKPKTLPWRTIRDAISDLPNPEYENNIRFPDHRLQSGARSYAGHTGSYIDEPSKTLKAGVHGVPGGENMIRWANGSVRYFTVRESARIQTFPDNFKFYGAWSECMRQLGNAVPVALASCVGESVNLRLTSTEI from the coding sequence GTGTATCGTAACCCCACTGGTGAAATTGGCATGCGAACGAAACTGCGGAAATCAATCGAACTCTTTGCTGGAGCTGGGGGGCTTGGAATTGGGCTGGCACAGGCAGGGTTCGAGCCTCAGATTGCGGTTGAAAACGACAAGTGGTGTTGCGACACATTGAGAAACAACCATAAGATATTAGGCGTCAATTGTGAAATTGAAAACACATCTTCGGGGATTATTGAGAATGACATCCGAAATATAGACTTTTGCGAATTCGAGAATGTAGTCGACCTCGTGTCTGGCGGCCCGCCGTGCCAGCCATTTAGCTTGGCCGGCAGGCATCGTGCGTATGAAGACGCGAGAGATTTGTTTCCAGAGGCGGTCCGAGCCGTGCGCGAGTCGAGACCAAAAGCATTTATCTTTGAAAATGTAAAAGGCTTAACGCGTTCAAAATTTTCTGACTATTTTTCATATATACAGCTTCAACTTGAGCACCCCGAAATCATGACAAATAATGATGAAGATTGGCACGATCATTTTAAGAGGCTTCAACAACACCATACTTCGAGCTCTAGATTTGGGTTGCATTACAATGTCGTGACAAAAGTTCTAAACGCTGCCAATTTTGGCATTCCCCAAAAGCGTGAACGTGTAATATTTGTTGGCTTTAGAGACGACATTAATGCACGCTGGTCGTGCGACGATGGACCTTTCACTGAAGAATCAATGGTATGGGATCAAGTTTTTGGCTCATACTGGGAAAAACATGAAATTCCCAAGAAAGACAGAATACTGAATTACAGATCTTTGTTAATTGCCAAACGCCTTTCGCGTGATGAAAAACCTAAGACATTACCTTGGCGCACAATACGGGATGCAATTTCTGACTTACCAAATCCGGAATATGAGAACAATATTCGCTTTCCAGACCATCGCCTCCAATCCGGCGCACGGAGTTATGCGGGACACACGGGAAGCTACATTGATGAACCATCTAAAACCTTGAAGGCAGGTGTTCATGGTGTACCTGGCGGAGAGAACATGATCCGTTGGGCAAATGGCTCTGTTCGATATTTTACTGTTCGAGAAAGCGCTAGAATTCAAACATTTCCTGACAATTTCAAATTTTATGGCGCTTGGTCAGAGTGTATGCGACAATTGGGAAATGCGGTGCCCGTCGCACTAGCAAGCTGCGTGGGGGAATCAGTAAATTTAAGGCTAACCTCAACTGAGATATAG
- a CDS encoding flagellar hook-length control protein FliK — protein sequence MSAALTRFDPPPADHAARQSGRSGQSQGRALDKAGDKAGEKGGGTDAWRGPEAIAAERARREGAGEGRREAGAAGLDQASARPDDAAVAARMGDLAAQAGRAIADFAATADGQAGARPTRDIAAKAVADALARLAPEDEEKAVAQAQDPAARFFASLERLRALAGQLEGAGGAQTDAAANPQAVAGQTIPGQPAPGHFAGPSAAGDPASAQNAARMQAGQQAAAGAAMQSDESLHLSLRDNPGHSGLGARQASGIGEARIVSQATHFAPVPQAALGAGNLDALARAFDEGAAFMREAGPNLAAQAGEMRGGETRGADMRGGGFDQALAGSLRGEGARPAGPVKMLAIQLTPVSLGKISVAMHLSDGAMRMEITVSEPRALELVRADKDLIGNLIRKSGLSPESITIQSGDPAQAGRGNVGGNGAGQNGAGPGGHGDGEAGSNRGSRQGGEGSERSDHEGSRQHENSHGPRLSDGGDIYL from the coding sequence ATGAGCGCCGCATTGACCCGTTTCGACCCGCCTCCGGCGGATCACGCCGCCCGTCAAAGTGGCCGTAGCGGCCAGTCGCAGGGGCGCGCGTTGGACAAGGCCGGTGACAAGGCCGGCGAGAAGGGCGGTGGCACGGATGCGTGGCGCGGCCCGGAGGCGATCGCCGCCGAACGGGCGCGGCGCGAGGGTGCGGGTGAGGGGCGCCGGGAAGCGGGCGCCGCCGGTCTCGATCAGGCGAGCGCGCGTCCCGATGATGCTGCCGTCGCGGCGCGAATGGGGGATCTCGCCGCGCAGGCCGGGCGCGCGATCGCAGATTTCGCTGCGACCGCTGATGGGCAAGCGGGCGCGCGCCCGACGCGCGATATTGCCGCGAAGGCCGTCGCGGACGCGCTCGCGCGCCTCGCGCCGGAGGATGAGGAGAAAGCCGTGGCACAGGCGCAGGATCCGGCGGCGCGCTTCTTCGCCTCGCTGGAGCGTCTGCGTGCCCTCGCCGGTCAGCTTGAAGGCGCTGGCGGTGCGCAAACTGATGCTGCGGCGAACCCGCAGGCCGTCGCGGGACAAACGATACCTGGCCAACCCGCTCCCGGGCATTTCGCCGGGCCATCTGCCGCCGGCGATCCCGCATCCGCACAGAACGCGGCCCGGATGCAGGCCGGTCAGCAGGCCGCTGCCGGGGCGGCGATGCAATCGGATGAGAGCCTGCATCTGTCCCTGCGCGATAATCCGGGCCATTCCGGGCTCGGCGCACGCCAGGCTTCGGGGATCGGCGAGGCGCGGATCGTCTCGCAGGCAACGCATTTCGCGCCGGTCCCGCAGGCCGCGCTGGGAGCGGGCAATCTGGACGCGCTCGCCAGAGCTTTCGACGAGGGCGCTGCCTTCATGCGCGAGGCGGGGCCGAATCTCGCGGCGCAGGCAGGCGAGATGCGCGGCGGCGAGACGCGCGGCGCGGATATGCGCGGAGGCGGCTTCGACCAGGCGCTCGCGGGCAGCCTGCGCGGCGAGGGGGCCCGGCCTGCCGGGCCTGTGAAGATGCTCGCCATCCAGCTCACGCCGGTCTCGCTCGGCAAGATCAGCGTGGCGATGCATCTCTCCGATGGCGCCATGCGCATGGAAATCACCGTCTCCGAGCCGCGTGCGCTGGAGTTGGTGCGCGCCGACAAGGATCTGATCGGCAATCTCATCCGCAAGAGCGGGCTCAGCCCGGAAAGCATCACCATCCAGAGCGGCGATCCCGCCCAGGCCGGGCGCGGGAATGTCGGCGGCAACGGGGCCGGACAGAACGGCGCGGGGCCGGGCGGCCATGGGGACGGTGAAGCCGGCTCGAACCGTGGTTCGCGGCAAGGTGGTGAAGGGAGCGAACGCTCTGATCACGAAGGGAGCAGGCAACATGAGAATTCTCACGGCCCTCGCCTGTCTGACGGCGGCGATATTTATCTTTGA
- a CDS encoding HvfC/BufC N-terminal domain-containing protein, whose amino-acid sequence MSMPHDAPVAGEAAFARALFDDALPAGLAAYPPEIAQARFAVYRNNVASSLIKALEARFPVIERLVGDAFFKGVAHAFIRAHPPRSPVLMEYGDAFPAFLAAFPPAQSLPYLADVARIEYARGEAYRAADAEPVAPAALAEFAQADPGALRITLHPSLRLVASDHPAFTIWRMNQPGATPQRITAPQPETTLIARPHDAVITLAVSPGEAAFIAALQADPHFADAAHAAHARDRTCEPGIALGRALSLGLVSALALDDSTTPTGDQP is encoded by the coding sequence ATGTCGATGCCGCATGATGCGCCGGTCGCAGGCGAAGCCGCCTTCGCGCGCGCATTGTTCGACGATGCGCTGCCCGCCGGCCTCGCCGCCTATCCCCCCGAGATCGCGCAAGCGCGTTTCGCGGTCTATCGCAACAATGTCGCGAGCAGCCTGATCAAGGCGCTCGAAGCGCGGTTCCCGGTGATCGAACGCCTCGTCGGCGACGCCTTCTTCAAGGGTGTGGCCCATGCCTTCATCCGGGCACATCCGCCGCGTTCGCCCGTCCTGATGGAATATGGCGACGCTTTTCCCGCCTTCCTCGCCGCCTTCCCGCCGGCCCAGAGCCTGCCTTATCTCGCCGATGTGGCACGCATCGAATATGCCCGCGGCGAGGCTTATCGCGCCGCCGATGCCGAGCCGGTCGCGCCCGCCGCGCTGGCGGAATTCGCACAAGCTGATCCAGGCGCCTTGCGCATCACGCTGCATCCGAGCCTGCGCCTCGTTGCCTCGGACCACCCCGCCTTCACCATCTGGCGGATGAACCAGCCCGGCGCGACCCCGCAGCGCATCACCGCGCCGCAGCCCGAGACCACGCTCATTGCCCGCCCGCATGACGCGGTGATCACGCTCGCCGTATCACCCGGCGAAGCAGCCTTCATCGCCGCGCTGCAGGCCGATCCGCATTTCGCCGATGCCGCGCACGCTGCCCATGCGCGCGATCGCACCTGCGAACCCGGCATCGCCCTAGGGCGCGCCCTCTCGCTCGGCCTCGTGAGCGCGCTCGCCCTTGATGATTCGACAACCCCGACCGGAGACCAGCCATGA
- the fliF gene encoding flagellar basal-body MS-ring/collar protein FliF, whose translation MSAREHADKLWVSLQELGARRLMILALVGLTVFATIGLSAYYLSRPQFTVLYSGLEREDVTRIGSALTEAGIEFDVNTAGDAVMVAHSQTARARMLLAEKGLPYSANAGYELFDNLGSLGITSFMQEVTRVRALEGEIARSVQAIRGVSAARVHIVMADPGSFRREQRPPSASVVVRMESPDAGGAAQSIRHLVAAAVPGMSVERVTVLSTDGTLLASGDDGSNGATAQMATLTAGVNRDIESNVRRTLAPYLGLDNFEVSAKASLNTDRRVINETIFDPDSRVERSIRIIRENETAENLSRDTPTTVQQNIPEEEVGAVPGEQSNEEVQRREDLTNYEISSTQIQTSSEGYAIENVSIALLVNRSRLTAALGEDAGEAELAAQIAEIEALAASAAGLREERGDTLKVAVVNFLDDYGNFEPVPGPAMSEILLRQTGNIVSALAMLLVAAMVIWFGLRPAVNAIVQRPQSEQQQAIDQAATPLAIESEGGGYGAAALADRMAGGSGDVDLIADVSSRFNTNNVRRLEQIVNLNEEQAVHILRQWMRESEDA comes from the coding sequence ATGAGCGCGCGCGAACATGCCGACAAGTTATGGGTGAGCCTGCAGGAACTGGGAGCCCGGCGTCTGATGATACTGGCGCTGGTCGGCTTGACGGTTTTTGCCACGATCGGCCTCTCGGCCTATTATCTCAGCCGGCCCCAGTTCACTGTGCTTTATTCCGGGCTCGAGCGCGAGGACGTCACCCGCATCGGCTCGGCGCTGACCGAGGCCGGCATCGAATTCGACGTCAATACCGCCGGCGATGCCGTGATGGTGGCGCATTCGCAGACGGCGCGGGCGCGCATGCTGCTGGCCGAGAAGGGGCTGCCCTACAGCGCCAATGCCGGCTACGAACTGTTCGACAATCTCGGCTCGCTCGGCATCACCTCCTTCATGCAGGAAGTCACCCGGGTGCGTGCGCTCGAAGGCGAAATCGCGCGTTCGGTCCAGGCGATACGCGGGGTCTCGGCGGCGCGGGTGCATATCGTCATGGCCGATCCCGGCTCCTTTCGCCGCGAACAGCGCCCGCCCTCGGCCTCGGTGGTGGTGCGCATGGAATCGCCTGATGCGGGCGGCGCGGCGCAATCGATCCGCCACCTCGTCGCCGCCGCCGTGCCGGGGATGAGCGTCGAGCGTGTCACGGTGCTTTCCACCGACGGTACGCTGCTGGCCTCCGGCGATGACGGCAGCAACGGCGCCACCGCACAGATGGCGACGCTGACCGCCGGGGTAAACCGTGATATCGAAAGCAATGTCCGGCGCACGCTCGCTCCCTATCTGGGGCTCGACAATTTCGAGGTCAGCGCCAAGGCGAGCCTGAATACGGATCGCCGGGTGATCAACGAGACCATTTTCGATCCTGATTCGCGCGTCGAACGCTCGATCCGCATCATTCGCGAAAACGAAACCGCCGAGAATCTTTCACGCGATACCCCCACCACCGTGCAACAGAACATCCCCGAAGAGGAAGTCGGCGCGGTGCCGGGTGAGCAGTCGAACGAGGAGGTGCAGCGCCGGGAGGATCTCACCAATTACGAGATATCATCCACGCAGATCCAGACCAGCAGCGAGGGCTATGCCATCGAGAATGTCTCGATCGCGCTGCTGGTCAACCGTTCACGCCTCACGGCGGCTCTGGGTGAGGATGCGGGCGAAGCGGAACTCGCTGCGCAGATTGCCGAGATCGAGGCGCTCGCGGCCTCCGCCGCCGGTTTGCGCGAGGAACGGGGCGATACGCTCAAGGTTGCGGTGGTGAATTTCCTCGACGATTACGGCAATTTCGAACCCGTGCCCGGTCCTGCCATGAGCGAGATCCTCTTGCGCCAGACCGGCAACATCGTCAGCGCACTCGCCATGTTGCTGGTGGCGGCGATGGTGATCTGGTTCGGCCTGCGCCCCGCCGTCAACGCCATCGTGCAGCGTCCGCAGAGCGAGCAGCAGCAGGCGATCGATCAGGCCGCGACGCCGCTTGCGATCGAGAGCGAAGGGGGCGGGTACGGGGCCGCTGCCCTGGCCGACCGGATGGCGGGTGGCTCAGGGGATGTCGATCTGATCGCCGACGTCTCGTCGAGGTTCAACACGAACAACGTCAGACGACTCGAACAGATCGTCAATCTCAACGAAGAGCAGGCCGTGCACATCCTGCGCCAATGGATGCGTGAAAGCGAGGATGCGTGA